One region of Parambassis ranga chromosome 12, fParRan2.1, whole genome shotgun sequence genomic DNA includes:
- the golga2 gene encoding golgin subfamily A member 2 isoform X1, with protein MADQSRQIKLAAAKKKLKEFQQKSSPATGGGGGGGGAGGAGAKKKRKVKGPSQHDAPSSDRNSPDNFDSILKALSQSNGVVLPPYGSFQTFADMEAVGSSGPPLREEPNSEPGRGSPVSNPASANTATNSESVGHTADLQDYPDTNGNESSMEENRPLSSTESLRQLSQQLNGLVSESSAAYVNGDSAPPVSDRELESRNQELAAALESSKLTNSQLNTKLDQLAKQSQELTDQLQKERKEFDQRFSKEQGAMREQLQVHIQTIGILVSEKSELQTALQYTQQAARQKTAEAEEINNRLQATKQRVSELERTLSSVSIQQKQFEKYNKELEKERDSLRLEVFRLNNLSEESKQQSSELSEQLKLGTQENGAMRLEVEDLRKRLEIADLMLQQCSSQSDPNSANQQVQLLLEEKQQLEAHSHQLMESIAQLKTERDCYAEQIQEEGRVWKDKTEQLLTQVSLVAEERDRNINRVQELEASIAELQNAAALLSQEREAQENAEPQPSGPSEQEVALKEALTSLKQEKDTVTAQYQAQLRDNEQLSRLCAEQETRLGELERQVESQDQEAEDRRRMLEDVQSDKATISRALTQNRTLKDQLAELQNGFVKLTNENMELTTAIQSEQHVKKELARRMGELQEELHNVKEHLELKSKEILGLMEQRDQVVAHLQQYCAGYQALASEREQLHQQYLQQSQLMDRLQHDESHGRVQLEMSHSQLKEAQERLELLVRDNEQLKAEVKELLSSSAFVTSSRDQGDGVESQSLQESPKKSSSIVIPEDFESKKEMEDFIHGALAQLEAERDEARRQLEEEHRLHMAARHQTALALSLEQQHHSHNSVHSHDHEHDHEHDHSHDQLGHCEHSHEHSGGVPVEVHQALQAAMEKLQQRFTSLMQEKADLKERVEELEHRCIQLSGETDTIGEYIALYQSQRAIMKQKHQEKEQYISMLAQDKEEMKAKLAELQDLVMRLVAERNDWYNRYTGAVASTGNRNPDLLPVGEDHSHSEHQAYAHTEPNGVSGAEAMEVIPLSEPTTGLEATSSQTLQSGSVQTDTKPLVPSEDGTAQQIMQLLQEIQNPQGALRSPHFLGDNPCIPFFYRPDEQDEVKILVV; from the exons ATGGCCGACCAGAGTAGGCAAATAAAACTCGCTGCAGCTAAGAAAAAG CTGAAAGAGTTCCAGCAGAAGAGCTCCCCTGctactggaggaggaggaggaggaggaggagctggtggagcaggggcaaagaagaagagaaaggtgAAGGGACCGAGCCAGCACGATGCACCTTCATCAGACAGAAACTCTCCAGATAAT TTTGACAGTATTCTGAAAGCACTTAGTCAAAGCAATGGAGTAGTCCTCCCTCCTTATGGCAGTTTCCAG ACCTTTGCTGATATGGAGGCTGTGGGGTCCTCAGGTCCCCCGCTACGGGAAGAGCCAAACAGCGAGCCTGGTCGTGGCTCACCTGTGTCTAACCCTGCTAGTGCTAACACTGCTACTAACTCTGAGTCTGTCGGTCACACCGCTGACCTGCAG gACTACCCTGATACCAATGGCAATGAGAGTTCAATGGAGGAAAACAG ACCCCTGTCTTCCACTGAGAGCTTGCGGCAGCTCTCGCAACAACTGAACGGCCTGGTCTCTGAG TCGTCTGCTGCTTATGTGAATGGTGACAGTGCACCTCCTGTCAGTGACCGAGAACTTGAG AGTCGGAACCAGGAGCTGGCAGCCGCCCTGGAATCCAGCAAGCTAACAAACTCTCAGCTCAATACCAAGCTAGACCAGCTG GCAAAGCAGTCTCAGGAGCTCACAGATCAACTACAAAAG GAGCGGAAAGAATTTGATCAGAGATTTTCAAAAGAGCAGGGAGCCATGCGCGAGCAGTTACAG GTTCATATCCAGACCATCGGCATACTGGTGTCGGAGAAGTCTGAGTTACAAACAGCACTGCAATACACACAACAGGCTGCACGGCAGAAAacag ctgaggCAGAGGAGATAAATAACCGTCTGCAAGCTACAAAGCAGAGAGTATCAGAGCTGGAGAGAACTCTCTCATCTGTGTCGATACAGCAGAAACAGTTTGAGAAG TACAACAAAGAGCTTGAAAAGGAAAGAGACAGTCTGAGACTAGAGGTGTTTCGACTAAA caatTTGAGTGAGGAGTCGaagcagcagagctcagagctGTCAGAGCAGTTAAAACTCGGCACACAGGAAAATGGTGCAATGAGGCTGGAGGTAGAAGATCTGCGCAAGAGGCTGGAGATAGCTGACCTCATGTTACAACAG TGCTCCAGTCAGTCAGATCCCAACAGCGCCAACCAGCAGGTCCAGTTACTGCtggaagagaagcagcagctggaagCACACAGTCACCAA CTGATGGAGTCCATTGCCCAGCTTAAGACAGAGAGGGATTGTTACGCAGAGCAGATCCAAGAAGAAGGACGTGTATGGAAGGACAAAACAGAACAGCTGCTCACACAG GTGTCCTTGGTGgcagaggagagggacagaaataTCAACAGAGTCCAAGAACTGGAAGCCAGCATCGCAGAGCTGCAAAACGCAGCAG CACTATTGTCCCAAGAGCGAGAAGCTCAGGAGAATGCAGAGCCTCAACCCTCAGGAccatcagagcaggaggtggCTCTGAAAGAGGCCCTCACCAGTCTAAAACAGGAGAAAGACACTGTTACTGCACAGTACCAGGCACAG CTGCGAGATAATGAGCAGCTGAGCCGCCTGTGTGCAGAACAGGAGACACGTCTGGGGGAGCTGGAGCGGCAGGTAGAGAGTCAGGATCAGGAGGCAGAGGACCGCCGGCGCATGTTGGAGGATGTTCAGTCAGACAAGGCCACTATTAGCCGTGCTCTCACCCAGAACCGTACACTGAAGGACCAGCTGGCAGAACTACAGAACGGTTTTGTCAAACTG ACTAATGAGAACATGGAGCTGACCACGGCCATCCAGTCAGAGCAACATGTGAAAAAAGAGCTGGCTCGCAGAATGGGTGAATTACAAGAGGAGCTGCACAATGTCAAAGAGCAT ctggaGCTAAAATCTAAAGAGATTCTGGGTCTGATGGAGCAGCGGGACCAGGTGGTGGCCCACCTGCAGCAGTACTGCGCTGGCTACCAGGCTCTGGCATCAGAGAGGGAACAGCTTCACCAGCAATATCTGCAGCAGAGCCAGCTCATGGACCGGCTGCAGCATGATGAAAGTCACGGTCGTGTGCAGCTAGAGATGAGTCACAGTCAACTAAAAGAGGCCCAG GAGCGTTTGGAACTGTTAGTCAGAGACAATGAGCAGCTGAAGGCCgaggtgaaggagctgctgagcAGTTCAGCTTTTGTGACATCATCCAGAGACCAAG GAGATGGAGTGGAAAGCCAGTCCCTTCAGGAGAGCCCAAAGAAGTCCTCCTCTATAGTCATCCCAGAAGACTTTGAGAGCAAGAAAGAGATG GAGGATTTCATCCATGGAGCTTTGGCCCAGTTGGAAGCAGAAAGAGACGAGGCTAGAAGGCAACTGGAGGAGGAGCACAGGCTCCACATGGCAGCCCGGCACCAGACCGCTTTGGCCCTCAGTCTAGAGCAGCAACACCACAGCCACAATTCAGTTCACAGCCATGATCACGAACATGATCATGAACATGATCACAGTCATGACCAGCTTGGTCACTGTGAACACAGTCATGAACATTCAG GTGGAGTACCAGTGGAAGTTCATCAGGCTTTGCAAGCTGCAATGGAGAAGCTCCAACAACGATTCACCTCCCTTATGCAGGAGAAAGCTGACCTAAAGGAGAGGGTGGAGGAACTGGAGCACCGCTGCATCCAGCTGTCAGGAGAGACTGACACCATAG GGGAATACATAGCCCTTTACCAGAGTCAGCGGGCCATCATGAAACAGAAACACCAAGAGAAAGAGCAATATATCAGCATGCTGGCTCAGGACAAGGAGGAGATGAAG GCAAAGCTGGCTGAGCTGCAGGATCTCGTTATGAGGCTGGTGGCTGAGAGGAATGACTGGTACAATCGCTACACTGGAGCTGTAGCCAGCACAGGCAACAGGAATCCCGACCTGCTTCCTGTTGGGGAGGATCATTCTCACTCAGAACACCAagcatatgcacacacagagcccaATGGTGTCAGTGGAGCAG AAGCCATGGAGGTCATCCCTCTGTCTGAGCCCACCACAGGTCTTGAAGCCACCTCATCCCAGACACTACAATCTGGGTCTGTTCAGACTGACACCAAACCCTTGGTGCCCAGTGAGGATGGTACAGCCCAGCAAATCATGCAGCTGCTCCAGGAGATCCAGAACCCTCAGGGAGCTCTGAGATCACCCCACTTCCTCGGGGACAACCCCTGTATCCCCTTCTTTTACCGACCAGATGAACAGGATGAAGTCAAGATCCTGGTGGTGTGA
- the golga2 gene encoding golgin subfamily A member 2 isoform X3 translates to MADQSRQIKLAAAKKKLKEFQQKSSPATGGGGGGGGAGGAGAKKKRKVKGPSQHDAPSSDRNSPDNFDSILKALSQSNGVVLPPYGSFQDYPDTNGNESSMEENRPLSSTESLRQLSQQLNGLVSESSAAYVNGDSAPPVSDRELESRNQELAAALESSKLTNSQLNTKLDQLAKQSQELTDQLQKERKEFDQRFSKEQGAMREQLQVHIQTIGILVSEKSELQTALQYTQQAARQKTAEAEEINNRLQATKQRVSELERTLSSVSIQQKQFEKYNKELEKERDSLRLEVFRLNNLSEESKQQSSELSEQLKLGTQENGAMRLEVEDLRKRLEIADLMLQQCSSQSDPNSANQQVQLLLEEKQQLEAHSHQLMESIAQLKTERDCYAEQIQEEGRVWKDKTEQLLTQVSLVAEERDRNINRVQELEASIAELQNAAALLSQEREAQENAEPQPSGPSEQEVALKEALTSLKQEKDTVTAQYQAQLRDNEQLSRLCAEQETRLGELERQVESQDQEAEDRRRMLEDVQSDKATISRALTQNRTLKDQLAELQNGFVKLTNENMELTTAIQSEQHVKKELARRMGELQEELHNVKEHLELKSKEILGLMEQRDQVVAHLQQYCAGYQALASEREQLHQQYLQQSQLMDRLQHDESHGRVQLEMSHSQLKEAQERLELLVRDNEQLKAEVKELLSSSAFVTSSRDQGDGVESQSLQESPKKSSSIVIPEDFESKKEMEDFIHGALAQLEAERDEARRQLEEEHRLHMAARHQTALALSLEQQHHSHNSVHSHDHEHDHEHDHSHDQLGHCEHSHEHSGGVPVEVHQALQAAMEKLQQRFTSLMQEKADLKERVEELEHRCIQLSGETDTIGEYIALYQSQRAIMKQKHQEKEQYISMLAQDKEEMKAKLAELQDLVMRLVAERNDWYNRYTGAVASTGNRNPDLLPVGEDHSHSEHQAYAHTEPNGVSGAEAMEVIPLSEPTTGLEATSSQTLQSGSVQTDTKPLVPSEDGTAQQIMQLLQEIQNPQGALRSPHFLGDNPCIPFFYRPDEQDEVKILVV, encoded by the exons ATGGCCGACCAGAGTAGGCAAATAAAACTCGCTGCAGCTAAGAAAAAG CTGAAAGAGTTCCAGCAGAAGAGCTCCCCTGctactggaggaggaggaggaggaggaggagctggtggagcaggggcaaagaagaagagaaaggtgAAGGGACCGAGCCAGCACGATGCACCTTCATCAGACAGAAACTCTCCAGATAAT TTTGACAGTATTCTGAAAGCACTTAGTCAAAGCAATGGAGTAGTCCTCCCTCCTTATGGCAGTTTCCAG gACTACCCTGATACCAATGGCAATGAGAGTTCAATGGAGGAAAACAG ACCCCTGTCTTCCACTGAGAGCTTGCGGCAGCTCTCGCAACAACTGAACGGCCTGGTCTCTGAG TCGTCTGCTGCTTATGTGAATGGTGACAGTGCACCTCCTGTCAGTGACCGAGAACTTGAG AGTCGGAACCAGGAGCTGGCAGCCGCCCTGGAATCCAGCAAGCTAACAAACTCTCAGCTCAATACCAAGCTAGACCAGCTG GCAAAGCAGTCTCAGGAGCTCACAGATCAACTACAAAAG GAGCGGAAAGAATTTGATCAGAGATTTTCAAAAGAGCAGGGAGCCATGCGCGAGCAGTTACAG GTTCATATCCAGACCATCGGCATACTGGTGTCGGAGAAGTCTGAGTTACAAACAGCACTGCAATACACACAACAGGCTGCACGGCAGAAAacag ctgaggCAGAGGAGATAAATAACCGTCTGCAAGCTACAAAGCAGAGAGTATCAGAGCTGGAGAGAACTCTCTCATCTGTGTCGATACAGCAGAAACAGTTTGAGAAG TACAACAAAGAGCTTGAAAAGGAAAGAGACAGTCTGAGACTAGAGGTGTTTCGACTAAA caatTTGAGTGAGGAGTCGaagcagcagagctcagagctGTCAGAGCAGTTAAAACTCGGCACACAGGAAAATGGTGCAATGAGGCTGGAGGTAGAAGATCTGCGCAAGAGGCTGGAGATAGCTGACCTCATGTTACAACAG TGCTCCAGTCAGTCAGATCCCAACAGCGCCAACCAGCAGGTCCAGTTACTGCtggaagagaagcagcagctggaagCACACAGTCACCAA CTGATGGAGTCCATTGCCCAGCTTAAGACAGAGAGGGATTGTTACGCAGAGCAGATCCAAGAAGAAGGACGTGTATGGAAGGACAAAACAGAACAGCTGCTCACACAG GTGTCCTTGGTGgcagaggagagggacagaaataTCAACAGAGTCCAAGAACTGGAAGCCAGCATCGCAGAGCTGCAAAACGCAGCAG CACTATTGTCCCAAGAGCGAGAAGCTCAGGAGAATGCAGAGCCTCAACCCTCAGGAccatcagagcaggaggtggCTCTGAAAGAGGCCCTCACCAGTCTAAAACAGGAGAAAGACACTGTTACTGCACAGTACCAGGCACAG CTGCGAGATAATGAGCAGCTGAGCCGCCTGTGTGCAGAACAGGAGACACGTCTGGGGGAGCTGGAGCGGCAGGTAGAGAGTCAGGATCAGGAGGCAGAGGACCGCCGGCGCATGTTGGAGGATGTTCAGTCAGACAAGGCCACTATTAGCCGTGCTCTCACCCAGAACCGTACACTGAAGGACCAGCTGGCAGAACTACAGAACGGTTTTGTCAAACTG ACTAATGAGAACATGGAGCTGACCACGGCCATCCAGTCAGAGCAACATGTGAAAAAAGAGCTGGCTCGCAGAATGGGTGAATTACAAGAGGAGCTGCACAATGTCAAAGAGCAT ctggaGCTAAAATCTAAAGAGATTCTGGGTCTGATGGAGCAGCGGGACCAGGTGGTGGCCCACCTGCAGCAGTACTGCGCTGGCTACCAGGCTCTGGCATCAGAGAGGGAACAGCTTCACCAGCAATATCTGCAGCAGAGCCAGCTCATGGACCGGCTGCAGCATGATGAAAGTCACGGTCGTGTGCAGCTAGAGATGAGTCACAGTCAACTAAAAGAGGCCCAG GAGCGTTTGGAACTGTTAGTCAGAGACAATGAGCAGCTGAAGGCCgaggtgaaggagctgctgagcAGTTCAGCTTTTGTGACATCATCCAGAGACCAAG GAGATGGAGTGGAAAGCCAGTCCCTTCAGGAGAGCCCAAAGAAGTCCTCCTCTATAGTCATCCCAGAAGACTTTGAGAGCAAGAAAGAGATG GAGGATTTCATCCATGGAGCTTTGGCCCAGTTGGAAGCAGAAAGAGACGAGGCTAGAAGGCAACTGGAGGAGGAGCACAGGCTCCACATGGCAGCCCGGCACCAGACCGCTTTGGCCCTCAGTCTAGAGCAGCAACACCACAGCCACAATTCAGTTCACAGCCATGATCACGAACATGATCATGAACATGATCACAGTCATGACCAGCTTGGTCACTGTGAACACAGTCATGAACATTCAG GTGGAGTACCAGTGGAAGTTCATCAGGCTTTGCAAGCTGCAATGGAGAAGCTCCAACAACGATTCACCTCCCTTATGCAGGAGAAAGCTGACCTAAAGGAGAGGGTGGAGGAACTGGAGCACCGCTGCATCCAGCTGTCAGGAGAGACTGACACCATAG GGGAATACATAGCCCTTTACCAGAGTCAGCGGGCCATCATGAAACAGAAACACCAAGAGAAAGAGCAATATATCAGCATGCTGGCTCAGGACAAGGAGGAGATGAAG GCAAAGCTGGCTGAGCTGCAGGATCTCGTTATGAGGCTGGTGGCTGAGAGGAATGACTGGTACAATCGCTACACTGGAGCTGTAGCCAGCACAGGCAACAGGAATCCCGACCTGCTTCCTGTTGGGGAGGATCATTCTCACTCAGAACACCAagcatatgcacacacagagcccaATGGTGTCAGTGGAGCAG AAGCCATGGAGGTCATCCCTCTGTCTGAGCCCACCACAGGTCTTGAAGCCACCTCATCCCAGACACTACAATCTGGGTCTGTTCAGACTGACACCAAACCCTTGGTGCCCAGTGAGGATGGTACAGCCCAGCAAATCATGCAGCTGCTCCAGGAGATCCAGAACCCTCAGGGAGCTCTGAGATCACCCCACTTCCTCGGGGACAACCCCTGTATCCCCTTCTTTTACCGACCAGATGAACAGGATGAAGTCAAGATCCTGGTGGTGTGA
- the golga2 gene encoding golgin subfamily A member 2 isoform X2, translating into MADQSRQIKLAAAKKKLKEFQQKSSPATGGGGGGGGAGGAGAKKKRKVKGPSQHDAPSSDRNSPDNTFADMEAVGSSGPPLREEPNSEPGRGSPVSNPASANTATNSESVGHTADLQDYPDTNGNESSMEENRPLSSTESLRQLSQQLNGLVSESSAAYVNGDSAPPVSDRELESRNQELAAALESSKLTNSQLNTKLDQLAKQSQELTDQLQKERKEFDQRFSKEQGAMREQLQVHIQTIGILVSEKSELQTALQYTQQAARQKTAEAEEINNRLQATKQRVSELERTLSSVSIQQKQFEKYNKELEKERDSLRLEVFRLNNLSEESKQQSSELSEQLKLGTQENGAMRLEVEDLRKRLEIADLMLQQCSSQSDPNSANQQVQLLLEEKQQLEAHSHQLMESIAQLKTERDCYAEQIQEEGRVWKDKTEQLLTQVSLVAEERDRNINRVQELEASIAELQNAAALLSQEREAQENAEPQPSGPSEQEVALKEALTSLKQEKDTVTAQYQAQLRDNEQLSRLCAEQETRLGELERQVESQDQEAEDRRRMLEDVQSDKATISRALTQNRTLKDQLAELQNGFVKLTNENMELTTAIQSEQHVKKELARRMGELQEELHNVKEHLELKSKEILGLMEQRDQVVAHLQQYCAGYQALASEREQLHQQYLQQSQLMDRLQHDESHGRVQLEMSHSQLKEAQERLELLVRDNEQLKAEVKELLSSSAFVTSSRDQGDGVESQSLQESPKKSSSIVIPEDFESKKEMEDFIHGALAQLEAERDEARRQLEEEHRLHMAARHQTALALSLEQQHHSHNSVHSHDHEHDHEHDHSHDQLGHCEHSHEHSGGVPVEVHQALQAAMEKLQQRFTSLMQEKADLKERVEELEHRCIQLSGETDTIGEYIALYQSQRAIMKQKHQEKEQYISMLAQDKEEMKAKLAELQDLVMRLVAERNDWYNRYTGAVASTGNRNPDLLPVGEDHSHSEHQAYAHTEPNGVSGAEAMEVIPLSEPTTGLEATSSQTLQSGSVQTDTKPLVPSEDGTAQQIMQLLQEIQNPQGALRSPHFLGDNPCIPFFYRPDEQDEVKILVV; encoded by the exons ATGGCCGACCAGAGTAGGCAAATAAAACTCGCTGCAGCTAAGAAAAAG CTGAAAGAGTTCCAGCAGAAGAGCTCCCCTGctactggaggaggaggaggaggaggaggagctggtggagcaggggcaaagaagaagagaaaggtgAAGGGACCGAGCCAGCACGATGCACCTTCATCAGACAGAAACTCTCCAGATAAT ACCTTTGCTGATATGGAGGCTGTGGGGTCCTCAGGTCCCCCGCTACGGGAAGAGCCAAACAGCGAGCCTGGTCGTGGCTCACCTGTGTCTAACCCTGCTAGTGCTAACACTGCTACTAACTCTGAGTCTGTCGGTCACACCGCTGACCTGCAG gACTACCCTGATACCAATGGCAATGAGAGTTCAATGGAGGAAAACAG ACCCCTGTCTTCCACTGAGAGCTTGCGGCAGCTCTCGCAACAACTGAACGGCCTGGTCTCTGAG TCGTCTGCTGCTTATGTGAATGGTGACAGTGCACCTCCTGTCAGTGACCGAGAACTTGAG AGTCGGAACCAGGAGCTGGCAGCCGCCCTGGAATCCAGCAAGCTAACAAACTCTCAGCTCAATACCAAGCTAGACCAGCTG GCAAAGCAGTCTCAGGAGCTCACAGATCAACTACAAAAG GAGCGGAAAGAATTTGATCAGAGATTTTCAAAAGAGCAGGGAGCCATGCGCGAGCAGTTACAG GTTCATATCCAGACCATCGGCATACTGGTGTCGGAGAAGTCTGAGTTACAAACAGCACTGCAATACACACAACAGGCTGCACGGCAGAAAacag ctgaggCAGAGGAGATAAATAACCGTCTGCAAGCTACAAAGCAGAGAGTATCAGAGCTGGAGAGAACTCTCTCATCTGTGTCGATACAGCAGAAACAGTTTGAGAAG TACAACAAAGAGCTTGAAAAGGAAAGAGACAGTCTGAGACTAGAGGTGTTTCGACTAAA caatTTGAGTGAGGAGTCGaagcagcagagctcagagctGTCAGAGCAGTTAAAACTCGGCACACAGGAAAATGGTGCAATGAGGCTGGAGGTAGAAGATCTGCGCAAGAGGCTGGAGATAGCTGACCTCATGTTACAACAG TGCTCCAGTCAGTCAGATCCCAACAGCGCCAACCAGCAGGTCCAGTTACTGCtggaagagaagcagcagctggaagCACACAGTCACCAA CTGATGGAGTCCATTGCCCAGCTTAAGACAGAGAGGGATTGTTACGCAGAGCAGATCCAAGAAGAAGGACGTGTATGGAAGGACAAAACAGAACAGCTGCTCACACAG GTGTCCTTGGTGgcagaggagagggacagaaataTCAACAGAGTCCAAGAACTGGAAGCCAGCATCGCAGAGCTGCAAAACGCAGCAG CACTATTGTCCCAAGAGCGAGAAGCTCAGGAGAATGCAGAGCCTCAACCCTCAGGAccatcagagcaggaggtggCTCTGAAAGAGGCCCTCACCAGTCTAAAACAGGAGAAAGACACTGTTACTGCACAGTACCAGGCACAG CTGCGAGATAATGAGCAGCTGAGCCGCCTGTGTGCAGAACAGGAGACACGTCTGGGGGAGCTGGAGCGGCAGGTAGAGAGTCAGGATCAGGAGGCAGAGGACCGCCGGCGCATGTTGGAGGATGTTCAGTCAGACAAGGCCACTATTAGCCGTGCTCTCACCCAGAACCGTACACTGAAGGACCAGCTGGCAGAACTACAGAACGGTTTTGTCAAACTG ACTAATGAGAACATGGAGCTGACCACGGCCATCCAGTCAGAGCAACATGTGAAAAAAGAGCTGGCTCGCAGAATGGGTGAATTACAAGAGGAGCTGCACAATGTCAAAGAGCAT ctggaGCTAAAATCTAAAGAGATTCTGGGTCTGATGGAGCAGCGGGACCAGGTGGTGGCCCACCTGCAGCAGTACTGCGCTGGCTACCAGGCTCTGGCATCAGAGAGGGAACAGCTTCACCAGCAATATCTGCAGCAGAGCCAGCTCATGGACCGGCTGCAGCATGATGAAAGTCACGGTCGTGTGCAGCTAGAGATGAGTCACAGTCAACTAAAAGAGGCCCAG GAGCGTTTGGAACTGTTAGTCAGAGACAATGAGCAGCTGAAGGCCgaggtgaaggagctgctgagcAGTTCAGCTTTTGTGACATCATCCAGAGACCAAG GAGATGGAGTGGAAAGCCAGTCCCTTCAGGAGAGCCCAAAGAAGTCCTCCTCTATAGTCATCCCAGAAGACTTTGAGAGCAAGAAAGAGATG GAGGATTTCATCCATGGAGCTTTGGCCCAGTTGGAAGCAGAAAGAGACGAGGCTAGAAGGCAACTGGAGGAGGAGCACAGGCTCCACATGGCAGCCCGGCACCAGACCGCTTTGGCCCTCAGTCTAGAGCAGCAACACCACAGCCACAATTCAGTTCACAGCCATGATCACGAACATGATCATGAACATGATCACAGTCATGACCAGCTTGGTCACTGTGAACACAGTCATGAACATTCAG GTGGAGTACCAGTGGAAGTTCATCAGGCTTTGCAAGCTGCAATGGAGAAGCTCCAACAACGATTCACCTCCCTTATGCAGGAGAAAGCTGACCTAAAGGAGAGGGTGGAGGAACTGGAGCACCGCTGCATCCAGCTGTCAGGAGAGACTGACACCATAG GGGAATACATAGCCCTTTACCAGAGTCAGCGGGCCATCATGAAACAGAAACACCAAGAGAAAGAGCAATATATCAGCATGCTGGCTCAGGACAAGGAGGAGATGAAG GCAAAGCTGGCTGAGCTGCAGGATCTCGTTATGAGGCTGGTGGCTGAGAGGAATGACTGGTACAATCGCTACACTGGAGCTGTAGCCAGCACAGGCAACAGGAATCCCGACCTGCTTCCTGTTGGGGAGGATCATTCTCACTCAGAACACCAagcatatgcacacacagagcccaATGGTGTCAGTGGAGCAG AAGCCATGGAGGTCATCCCTCTGTCTGAGCCCACCACAGGTCTTGAAGCCACCTCATCCCAGACACTACAATCTGGGTCTGTTCAGACTGACACCAAACCCTTGGTGCCCAGTGAGGATGGTACAGCCCAGCAAATCATGCAGCTGCTCCAGGAGATCCAGAACCCTCAGGGAGCTCTGAGATCACCCCACTTCCTCGGGGACAACCCCTGTATCCCCTTCTTTTACCGACCAGATGAACAGGATGAAGTCAAGATCCTGGTGGTGTGA